One part of the Planctomycetota bacterium genome encodes these proteins:
- a CDS encoding GNAT family N-acetyltransferase, producing the protein MNTSPDVLNRIKSQYPEKFVSEEEIFKHINPGDRIFIGTACGEPQYLVKALINYVESNPKAFFDAEVLHVWTLGVAPYADEKFKTNFRHNSFFIGESTRSAVGKGNADYTPVFLSDVPNLFRRRLQPIDVSLIQVSTPDEHGYVSLGISVDIVKAAVEASSLVIAQVNSNMPRVHGETFINIKDINFVIPHDESLLEYNTETSKEIQMKIGNYVSRIIEDGDTIQVGYGSIPNAILSSLQNKKHLGVHTELLTEGLVELMKSGVVDNSMKNLNHGKTVAAFCMGKKATYDYINDNPSIEFRAVDYTNNPLVISRVDNMVAINSALEIDLTGESTAESIGKTFYSGIGGQADFMRGAILSPGGKTILAMESTAENGSVSRIVPFLKEGAGVTLNRGDIHYVVTEYGIAYLHGKNIRERAMALIAIAHPKFRLELIKEAKKANLIYQDQAFIPGKKGEYPEYMEIHRTTKEGLTLLLRPVRINDEPLLKDFFYSLSDQSMYRRFISTRKDMSHERLQEFVVIDYTREMVILASIKQDEKELIVGVGQYAIDEISHTAEAAFVIRDDYQNKGIGKELLSYLTYLAKKNGLLGFTAEVLVENKQMLHLFESMGFDIEKRHSSGVCELRMTFKSKD; encoded by the coding sequence ATGAATACTAGCCCTGATGTCTTAAACCGAATCAAGTCGCAATACCCTGAGAAATTCGTATCGGAAGAGGAAATCTTCAAACACATCAACCCCGGCGACCGGATATTTATCGGCACCGCCTGCGGAGAGCCCCAATACCTGGTCAAGGCCCTCATCAATTACGTGGAATCCAATCCCAAGGCGTTCTTCGATGCCGAGGTCCTGCACGTCTGGACGCTGGGCGTGGCTCCTTACGCGGATGAGAAATTCAAGACCAATTTCCGCCATAATTCCTTTTTTATAGGGGAGAGCACCCGCTCTGCCGTGGGCAAAGGTAATGCGGATTACACGCCGGTCTTTTTATCCGATGTGCCCAATTTATTCCGCCGGCGCTTGCAGCCGATAGATGTTTCTCTTATCCAGGTTTCCACTCCGGATGAACACGGCTACGTCAGTTTGGGAATAAGCGTGGATATCGTGAAGGCGGCGGTGGAAGCGAGCTCGCTGGTTATCGCCCAGGTTAATTCTAATATGCCGCGCGTTCATGGCGAGACTTTCATCAATATCAAGGATATTAATTTCGTCATCCCGCATGATGAGTCTTTGCTTGAATATAATACCGAAACCTCCAAGGAAATACAGATGAAGATAGGCAATTATGTTTCGCGTATCATTGAAGATGGGGATACCATACAGGTGGGCTATGGAAGCATCCCGAACGCGATATTATCCAGCCTGCAGAATAAGAAACACCTAGGTGTTCACACCGAATTACTAACGGAAGGGCTGGTGGAACTGATGAAATCAGGCGTCGTCGATAATTCCATGAAAAACCTGAACCACGGCAAGACCGTAGCGGCTTTTTGCATGGGGAAAAAAGCGACTTATGATTATATCAACGATAACCCGAGCATCGAATTTCGAGCGGTTGATTATACCAATAATCCCCTGGTTATATCAAGAGTCGATAATATGGTTGCCATAAATAGTGCTCTGGAAATAGACTTGACCGGCGAATCCACGGCCGAATCAATAGGGAAAACTTTCTACAGCGGAATCGGCGGGCAGGCTGATTTTATGAGAGGGGCAATTCTTTCTCCCGGAGGAAAAACCATCCTGGCAATGGAATCAACCGCGGAGAATGGCTCCGTTTCCAGGATCGTCCCATTTCTGAAGGAGGGCGCGGGCGTAACGCTTAACCGGGGTGATATCCATTACGTGGTGACGGAATACGGGATCGCATACCTTCATGGGAAAAACATACGCGAGCGTGCTATGGCGCTTATTGCTATTGCGCATCCAAAATTCAGGCTGGAACTCATAAAAGAAGCCAAGAAAGCGAATTTGATTTACCAGGACCAGGCATTTATCCCGGGGAAAAAGGGCGAGTATCCCGAATATATGGAGATTCATCGCACGACCAAAGAAGGGCTGACCTTGCTCTTGAGGCCTGTGCGCATAAATGATGAGCCTTTGCTTAAGGATTTCTTTTATTCGCTTTCCGACCAGAGCATGTACCGCAGGTTCATTTCCACCAGAAAAGACATGAGCCATGAACGGCTCCAGGAATTTGTGGTCATTGATTATACCAGGGAGATGGTAATACTTGCTTCAATCAAACAGGATGAGAAGGAGTTAATCGTCGGGGTGGGACAATACGCCATAGACGAGATTTCCCATACCGCCGAGGCGGCTTTTGTAATAAGGGATGATTATCAGAATAAGGGAATCGGAAAAGAACTGCTTTCTTATCTCACCTATCTTGCCAAGAAAAACGGGTTGCTTGGTTTTACCGCCGAGGTCTTAGTGGAAAATAAGCAAATGCTCCATCTTTTTGAGAGCATGGGTTTTGACATAGAAAAAAGGCATTCTTCTGGAGTTTGCGAGTTGAGGATGACTTTTAAATCGAAAGACTGA